A region from the Malus domestica chromosome 07, GDT2T_hap1 genome encodes:
- the LOC103438432 gene encoding small ribosomal subunit protein eS30z/eS30y/eS30x — protein MGKVHGSLARAGKVRGQTPKVAKQDKKKKPRGRAHKRLQYNRRFVTAVVGFGKKRGPNSSEK, from the coding sequence ATGGGTAAGGTTCACGGGTCGCTCGCGCGTGCCGGGAAGGTCAGGGGTCAGACCCCGAAGGTCGCCAAgcaagacaagaagaagaagcccaGAGGCCGCGCCCACAAGCGCTTGCAGTACAACCGGAGATTCGTCACCGCCGTTGTTGGATTCGGGAAGAAGAGGGGGCCTAATTCTTCTGAGAAGTAA